The following are encoded together in the Erwinia sp. E602 genome:
- a CDS encoding LysR family transcriptional regulator encodes MLKDLRDVALFNAIVSSGSLSAAGRQLGLSLAVVSKRLTQMEQQLGVRLFHRTTRHVSLTDEGLVFSEHAQRLQHELEAIDNALANRLDRASGTLRITASHSMGRIWLAPIVNDFMLDHPSVNVQLHLSDRVIDLAASGYDLAIRYGALADSRLVARELAGNRRVLCASPAYAARHGLPQTLEELSSHQCIVTGDTGITEWRFGSGEQQRSVPICARLQVNTGEASHALALHGAGIAMKSIWDVAGDLRSGALLPVLENYPLPAAPLHAIWLSGRHQPPRVRLFIERLRQHLAHSWQHF; translated from the coding sequence GTGCTGAAAGATCTGCGCGATGTCGCCCTGTTTAACGCAATTGTCAGCAGCGGGTCGCTCTCTGCCGCCGGGCGTCAGCTTGGCCTGTCGCTGGCGGTGGTCAGCAAGCGCCTGACCCAGATGGAGCAGCAGCTCGGCGTGCGGCTGTTCCACCGCACCACGCGCCACGTGTCGCTGACCGACGAAGGGCTGGTGTTCTCCGAACACGCGCAGCGTTTGCAGCACGAGCTGGAGGCGATCGACAACGCGCTGGCCAACCGGCTGGACCGCGCCAGCGGCACGCTGCGCATCACCGCCAGCCACAGCATGGGGCGCATCTGGCTGGCGCCGATCGTCAACGACTTTATGCTGGATCACCCCAGCGTCAACGTGCAGCTGCACCTCAGCGATCGGGTGATCGACCTGGCCGCCAGCGGCTACGACCTGGCGATCCGCTACGGCGCGCTGGCCGACTCACGGCTGGTGGCGCGCGAGCTGGCGGGCAACCGCCGCGTGCTCTGCGCCTCGCCGGCCTATGCCGCCCGTCACGGATTGCCGCAAACCCTGGAAGAACTCAGCTCCCATCAGTGCATCGTTACCGGTGATACCGGCATCACCGAGTGGCGCTTTGGCAGCGGCGAGCAGCAGCGCAGCGTGCCGATCTGCGCCCGCCTGCAGGTCAACACCGGCGAGGCGTCCCACGCGCTGGCGCTGCACGGGGCCGGCATCGCCATGAAGTCGATCTGGGACGTGGCCGGCGACCTGCGCAGCGGCGCGCTGCTGCCGGTACTGGAGAACTACCCGCTGCCGGCCGCGCCGCTGCACGCCATCTGGCTGAGCGGCCGTCACCAGCCGCCGCGCGTGCGGCTGTTTATTGAGCGGCTGCGGCAGCACCTGGCGCACTCCTGGCAACATTTTTAG
- a CDS encoding MerR family transcriptional regulator: MLLKPGELAKRSGLTIRTLHYYHQIALLVPSARSAAGYRLYSREDVSRLHRIQALRRLGVSLAEIQAVLDRPSSALTPLIAQQLTALDRQLAEITALRGRLLTLHQQLQAGEDPELNDWLTTLEMMTMYDNYFTADELHQLPFCQPDAAREAEWREMTGQVQTLMAAGVAAEADDAQQLARRWMRCLERDTGGNPQFLAKLNAMHEEQPAMRELSGVTPAIAAYITRAFAESKLQIYRRYLDDNEYAYVRAHYFDRINEWPELIARFKTAMEQQVAAESPQAAALARRWLELFHSWAGDNPATQQKIRTAMEQQPSLTEGTWLTPALLDYLRAAIAALFRSPGGQG; encoded by the coding sequence ATGTTACTTAAACCCGGTGAGCTGGCAAAACGTTCCGGCCTGACCATCCGCACGCTGCACTACTACCATCAGATCGCGCTGCTGGTGCCTTCCGCGCGCAGCGCGGCCGGTTACCGGCTTTACAGCCGCGAGGATGTCAGCCGCCTGCACCGCATTCAGGCGCTGCGGCGGCTGGGGGTGTCGCTGGCGGAGATCCAGGCGGTGCTCGATCGGCCCTCATCGGCGTTGACGCCACTGATTGCTCAGCAACTCACGGCGCTGGATCGGCAGCTGGCGGAAATCACCGCGCTGCGCGGCCGCCTGCTGACGCTGCACCAGCAGCTGCAGGCGGGTGAAGATCCGGAGCTTAACGACTGGCTGACCACGCTGGAGATGATGACTATGTACGACAACTATTTTACCGCTGATGAGCTGCACCAGCTGCCGTTCTGCCAGCCCGATGCGGCCCGTGAAGCCGAGTGGCGCGAGATGACCGGGCAGGTACAGACGCTGATGGCGGCGGGCGTTGCAGCGGAAGCCGACGATGCGCAGCAGCTGGCGCGCCGCTGGATGCGCTGCCTGGAGCGTGATACCGGCGGCAACCCGCAGTTTCTCGCGAAGCTGAACGCGATGCACGAGGAGCAGCCGGCGATGCGCGAGCTGAGCGGCGTGACTCCGGCGATCGCCGCGTATATCACCCGGGCGTTTGCCGAGAGCAAGCTGCAGATCTACCGCCGCTATCTGGATGACAATGAATACGCCTATGTTCGTGCGCACTATTTTGACCGTATCAACGAGTGGCCTGAACTGATTGCCCGTTTTAAAACGGCGATGGAGCAGCAGGTGGCGGCAGAGTCGCCGCAGGCGGCAGCGCTGGCCCGCCGCTGGCTGGAGCTGTTTCACTCCTGGGCGGGGGATAACCCGGCCACGCAGCAGAAGATCCGTACCGCAATGGAGCAGCAGCCGTCGCTGACTGAGGGCACCTGGCTGACGCCGGCGCTGCTGGACTACCTGCGCGCCGCCATCGCCGCCCTGTTCAGGTCGCCAGGTGGTCAGGGCTGA
- a CDS encoding FUSC family protein → MRPDQPVSALQFSVYRNYRTVHGIRIALAFILTFLFVRLLQIPEGSWPLITLVVVMGPISSWGSVFPRALQRIGGTIFGSLSGLIALKLELISLPVMLVWCAIVMFISGFYTLGKHPYMALLIGITLAVICGGRPGDMTSALWRGGDVILGSLLALLFTSIWPQKAWTHWRIQLSDALLETAKLYHAGFTPNQVQQPRLNRPLQRLLGKVVKMRALLEPASKETRIPRSVFEAIQTQNRNLVCTLELQLNAWWSSRESHLIMLHAPALRRWQQTSEETLRALSRALIDGNGEKIALSGEALAEISAELRQLIADSGNDPRVETPIYGYLWLSLEMARQLERLAELIRLAMRK, encoded by the coding sequence GTGCGACCCGACCAGCCGGTTTCGGCCCTGCAGTTCAGCGTTTACCGCAATTACCGTACCGTGCACGGCATCCGCATTGCGCTGGCGTTTATCCTTACCTTTCTGTTTGTGCGCCTGCTGCAGATCCCCGAAGGCAGCTGGCCGCTGATTACCCTGGTGGTGGTGATGGGGCCGATCTCATCGTGGGGCAGCGTGTTTCCCCGCGCGCTGCAGCGCATCGGCGGCACGATATTTGGCTCGCTGTCCGGGCTGATTGCGCTAAAGCTGGAGCTGATCTCCCTGCCGGTGATGCTGGTGTGGTGCGCGATCGTGATGTTTATTAGCGGCTTTTACACGCTGGGTAAACACCCCTATATGGCGCTGCTGATCGGCATTACCCTGGCGGTGATCTGCGGCGGCAGGCCGGGGGATATGACCAGCGCGCTGTGGCGCGGCGGTGATGTGATCCTCGGCAGCCTGCTGGCGCTGCTGTTTACCAGCATCTGGCCGCAGAAGGCCTGGACCCACTGGCGCATTCAGCTCTCGGACGCGCTGCTGGAGACCGCCAAACTCTACCACGCCGGGTTTACGCCCAACCAGGTGCAGCAGCCGCGGCTGAACCGGCCACTGCAGCGCCTGCTGGGCAAGGTGGTAAAAATGCGCGCGCTGCTGGAGCCGGCCAGCAAAGAGACGCGCATTCCGCGTTCGGTGTTTGAAGCCATCCAGACGCAGAACCGCAACCTGGTCTGCACCCTTGAGCTGCAGCTCAACGCCTGGTGGTCGTCACGTGAAAGCCATCTGATTATGCTGCATGCCCCGGCGCTGCGGCGCTGGCAGCAGACCAGCGAAGAGACGCTGCGCGCGCTCTCCCGCGCGCTGATCGACGGTAACGGTGAAAAAATTGCCCTCAGCGGGGAAGCGCTGGCGGAAATCAGCGCCGAACTGCGCCAGCTGATCGCCGACTCAGGCAACGACCCGCGGGTGGAAACGCCGATCTACGGTTACCTGTGGTTAAGCCTGGAAATGGCCCGTCAGCTGGAGCGGCTGGCCGAACTGATCCGCCTGGCGATGCGAAAATAA